One Hevea brasiliensis isolate MT/VB/25A 57/8 chromosome 5, ASM3005281v1, whole genome shotgun sequence genomic region harbors:
- the LOC131180110 gene encoding uncharacterized protein LOC131180110 codes for MEAQLGRRPFPYELFHKTHTRKGTSDMVDSRAQSIKDAFLALKEQSSQPQEGCSDPPIVDEVALYYQVVGGEKKNRVYGIGSQASIFYPSSSHGSSSTASYYAQSEAMEEEIQQLHQTVATLKDSLVAMKERDRQRELMLEERYRQRKQTFGGACNK; via the exons ATG GAAGCCCAGCTTGGCCGAAGACCTTTTCCTTATGAACTTTTCCATAAGACCCACACTAGGAAAGGCACCTCCGATATGGTTGATTCACGAGCGCAATCAATTAAG GATGCATTTTTGGCGCTTAAGGAGCAGTCGTCTCAACCACAAGAGGGGTGCAGTGACCCTCCTATTGTAGATGAGGTCGCACTATATTATCAAGTTGTTGGGGGGGAGAAGAAGAACAGGGTTTATGGCATTGGATCTCAAGCATCAATTTTTTACCCTAGCTCATCACATGGATCATCTTCTACTGCATCCTATTATGCTCAGTCAGAGGCAATGGAGGAAGAGATTCAACAATTGCATCAGACTGTTGCAACGCTCAAGGATAGTTTGGTTGCAATGAAGGAGAGAGATCGACAACGCGAGTTGATGCTAGAGGAGAGATATAGACAACGTAAGCAGACCTTTGGAGGCGCATGCAACAAATGA